Proteins found in one Triticum aestivum cultivar Chinese Spring chromosome 4D, IWGSC CS RefSeq v2.1, whole genome shotgun sequence genomic segment:
- the LOC123098038 gene encoding F-box protein At5g07610-like, translated as MGMAATRLTDDLLVEILARVPAKSLARFKCVSKHWLGLTFDRSHRRRLPQTLSGFFYSSAGEECFLESPVHFTSVEGSRRPLVRTSSAFLPSHRRVDLLDCCNGLLLCRWYEVSARADEFRYVVCNPATEKWVVLPDSGQAGEAGAARLGFDQASPHFHVFELVEQEFFSPDFPVYLIGVQVYSSESGRWVHNEKAWDEHIRLANRQSATVFLNGHLHFHTYDGESRQCLAAVDTEGETWTDFRAPGGLDGGHIQQSQGRLHYANFHQDEDARVVRLVVHVLEDYDSKEWILKHSVETSYLSGGTHVLDLNVDFHLIAVHPECNLIFFTAGWDTTFMCYNMDSRRVKVICNLEDGKPPYLPYVPLYTELPSLHT; from the coding sequence ATGGGCATGGCGGCCACGAGGCTCACGGACGACCTCCTCGTGGAGATCCTCGCGCGCGTGCCCGCCAAATCGCTCGCCCGTTTCAAGTGCGTCTCCAAGCACTGGCTGGGCCTCACCTTCGACCGCAGCCACCGCAGGAGGCTCCCCCAGACACTGTCCGGCTTCTTCTACAGCAGCGCCGGCGAGGAGTGCTTCCTGGAGTCACCTGTCCACTTCACCAGCGTCGAGGGCAGCCGCCGCCCTCTGGTCCGCACCTCTTCCGCGTTCCTTCCCAGCCACCGGCGCGTCGACCTCCTGGACTGCTGCAACGGCCTCCTCCTCTGCCGCTGGTACGAAGTCTCTGCCCGTGCCGACGAGTTCCGTTACGTCGTGTGCAACCCCGCGACGGAGAAGTGGGTCGTCTTGCCGGACTCTGGCCAGGCGGGCGAGGCGGGCGCCGCTCGTCTGGGCTTCGACCAGGCGTCGCCTCACTTCCATGTGTTTGAGTTGGTGGAGCAGGAATTTTTTTCGCCGGACTTCCCTGTCTACCTCATCGGAGTGCAGGTGTATTCTTCTGAATCCGGGAGATGGGTTCATAATGAGAAGGCATGGGATGAGCATATTAGGCTCGCCAATCGCCAGTCGGCGACTGTCTTCCTTAACGGCCATCTGCATTTTCACACCTATGACGGCGAGTCACGCCAGTGTCTAGCCGCGGTGGACACGGAGGGGGAAACATGGACGGACTTCCGCGCCCCTGGCGGTCTAGATGGCGGTCATATTCAGCAGTCACAGGGTCGCCTGCATTATGCCAATTttcatcaagatgaagatgcccgtGTGGTTCGACTAGTAGTTCATGTTCTCGAGGACTACGACAGCAAAGAATGGATATTGAAGCATAGCGTTGAAACTTCATATTTATCTGGAGGGACACATGTTCTTGACCTTAATGTGGACTTCCATTTGATTGCAGTTCATCCGGAATGTAACTTGATCTTTTTTACTGCGGGTTGGGATACCACCTTCATGTGCTATAATATGGATAGTCGGCGGGTCAAAGTGATCTGCAATCTTGAAGATGGCAAGCCGCCATATCTGCCGTATGTGCCATTGTACACAGAGTTACCATCACTGCACACATGA
- the LOC123098037 gene encoding long chain base biosynthesis protein 1a, translated as MDMALPIVNATTAALARVSAAFNAPLARAVVFGVHIDGHLVVEGLLIAVIVFQLSRKSYKPPKKPLSEKEVDELCDEWEPEPLCPPVKERSHIDPPILESAAGPHTTIEGKEVVNFASANYLGLIGNEKLIDSCVGSLEKYGVGSCGPRGFYGTIDVHLDCEAKIANFLGTPDSILYSYGISTIFSVIPAFCKKGDIIVADEGVHWAVQNGLYLSRSTVVYFKHNDMASLASTLEKLTRGNKRTEKIRRYIVVESIYQNSGQIAPLDEIVKLKEKYLFRVILEESHSFGVLGKSGRGLAEHYGVPIDKIDIITAGMGNALATDGGFCTGSARVVDHQRLSSAGYVFSASLPPYLASAAVSAVNYLEENPSVLANLRSNVALLHTGLSDTPGLEISSHVLSPIVFLKLKKSTGSLATDLDLLETIAEQVLKEDSVFIVASKRSTLDRCKLPVGIRLFVSAGHTESDISKACSSLKRISASVLSDHV; from the exons ATGGACATGGCATTGCCGATTGTGAATGCCACCACAGCAGCGCTTGCTCGTGTCTCAGCTGCATTCAACGCTCCTCTTGCCCGCGCCGTCGTCTTCGGGGTTCATATCGATG GTCATTTGGTTGTGGAAGGACTTCTTATTGCCGTCATAGTGTTTCAGCTTTCCAGGAAGAGCTACAAACCTCCAAAGAAGCCACTTAGCGAGAAG GAGGTTGATGAGCTATGTGATGAATGGGAACCAGAACCTTTATGTCCTCCAGTCAAGGAGAGGTCTCATATTGACCCACCAATCTTAGAAAG TGCTGCTGGACCACATACGACCATCGAGGGGAAAGAAGTTGTAAACTTTGCATCAGCAAACTACCTTGGTTTAATTGGCAACGAGAAACTTATT GATTCTTGTGTTGGTTCATTGGAGAAATATGGTGTTGGATCCTGTGGTCCACGTGGCTTCTATGGAACAATTG ATGTCCACCTTGACTGTGAAGCAAAAATAGCCAATTTCCTGGGAACACCGGACTCCATTCTGTATTCGTATGGGATATCTACCATATTCAGTGTTATACCTGCCTTTTGTAAGAAAGGAGATATCATAGTGGC TGATGAGGGTGTTCACTGGGCAGTGCAAAATGGTCTCTATCTATCGAGAAGTACTGTTGTTTATTTCAAGCACAATGATATGGCTTCACTCGCTAGCACTTTGGAAAAACTTACTCGCGGAAACAAACGTACCGAGAAGATTAGACGCTACATTGTTGTGGAATCTATCTACCAG AATTCTGGTCAAATCGCCCCCttggatgagatagtcaaattgaAGGAGAAATATCTGTTCCGTGTAATTCTGGAGGAGAGTCATTCGTTTGGTGTGCTTGGCAAGTCTGGGCGGGGCCTTGCCGAACATTATGGTGTACCG ATTGACAAAATTGATATCATCACTGCCGGAATGGGAAATGCATTAGCTACTGATGGTGGCTTCTGTACAGGAAGTGCCAGAGTTGTTGATCATCAG CGTCTAAGCAGCGCTGGCTATGTTTTCTCTGCCTCTCTGCCACCCTATCTTGCAAGTGCCGCAGTTTCTGCTGTAAACTACCTGGAGGAGAATCCTTCAGTTCTCGCTAACCTAAGGAGCAATGTTGCTCTTCTGCATACAG GACTGTCAGATACACCAGGACTTGAGATTTCTAGCCATGTCCTGTCACCGATCGTCTTCCTTAAGCTGAAGAAATCGACGGGTTCTCTGGCCACTGACCTAGATCTTCTTGAAACCATTGCCGAGCAG GTTTTGAAGGAAGATTCAGTTTTCATTGTGGCCTCGAAGAGGTCAACTCTGGACAGATGCAAGCTCCCCGTCGGAATCCGGCTGTTCGTTTCAGCTGGTCACACTGAATCGGACATCTCCAAAGCGTGTTCATCCTTGAAGAGGATTTCCGCGTCGGTTCTTTCAGATCACGTTTGA